The following proteins are encoded in a genomic region of Aerococcaceae bacterium DSM 111021:
- a CDS encoding aminotransferase class I/II-fold pyridoxal phosphate-dependent enzyme: MSTHLNTKLVQLGNRQDPTTGAVVAPIHLATTYAHPGLGQSTGYDYTRTKNPTREILEHGLADLEGGVKAVVTSSGMSAVQLAFQVFNPGSHFLVSRDLYGGSFRYFEHLEAQGYSRFSYFESEEDLEKIITDEVDGIFIETPTNPLMKEVDIQRIADLSHRHDALLLVDNTLLTPLRQRPLDLGADIVIHSGTKYLTGHNDILAGVVVTNNQKIGEKLSWLSNTTGPTLSPFDCWLFIRSLKTLPVRIDRQEKTAREIVTWLKQQTQIKEVLYAGKGAMISIRLKNEQAVGPFLERLALFTYAESLGGVESLITYPTTQTHADIPKSLRESYGLTPDLLRLSVGLEDVDDLIQDLKVALKVK, translated from the coding sequence ATGAGCACACATCTTAACACTAAGCTTGTTCAATTAGGTAATCGTCAGGACCCAACAACTGGAGCTGTTGTAGCGCCAATCCACTTGGCCACAACTTACGCCCACCCTGGTTTAGGCCAGAGTACAGGCTATGATTATACACGAACGAAAAACCCAACACGTGAGATTTTGGAACATGGATTAGCGGATCTAGAGGGTGGAGTGAAAGCTGTTGTGACGAGTTCAGGAATGAGTGCTGTGCAACTCGCTTTTCAAGTATTTAATCCTGGGAGTCACTTTTTAGTGTCTCGTGACTTGTATGGAGGCAGTTTTCGTTATTTTGAGCATCTTGAAGCTCAAGGTTACTCACGATTTAGTTATTTTGAATCGGAGGAAGATTTAGAAAAAATTATAACAGATGAAGTAGATGGTATATTTATTGAGACGCCAACCAATCCATTAATGAAAGAAGTTGATATCCAGCGGATAGCTGATTTGAGTCATCGACATGATGCGCTACTACTGGTAGATAATACTTTGTTGACGCCACTTCGTCAAAGACCTTTAGATTTGGGAGCGGATATTGTTATTCATTCCGGTACCAAGTATTTAACGGGACATAATGACATTTTAGCTGGTGTGGTTGTGACGAATAATCAAAAGATAGGTGAGAAACTAAGTTGGCTGTCGAATACAACTGGTCCCACTTTATCTCCGTTTGACTGTTGGTTATTTATCCGAAGCTTGAAGACATTACCGGTTCGCATTGATCGTCAAGAAAAGACAGCGAGAGAAATTGTCACATGGTTAAAACAACAAACTCAAATTAAAGAAGTTCTTTATGCGGGTAAAGGGGCGATGATAAGTATTCGCTTAAAAAATGAACAGGCAGTTGGTCCGTTCTTAGAAAGATTAGCTCTCTTTACTTACGCTGAAAGTTTAGGCGGAGTAGAAAGTCTAATTACATATCCAACAACGCAGACGCATGCTGATATTCCAAAATCACTGCGAGAATCATACGGTTTAACACCTGATTTATTAAGATTATCTGTTGGTTTGGAAGATGTTGATGATTTAATCCAAGACTTGAAAGTTGCTTTAAAAGTTAAATAA